A single window of Micrococcaceae bacterium Sec5.1 DNA harbors:
- a CDS encoding cation:proton antiporter, with protein sequence MDPLALALVELGAVVFCLGLLARLAGRIGMSPIPLYLVGGLAFGAGGFVKLDGMHEFSHLSGEIGVILLLLMLGLEYTASELVTGLRRSWQAGVLDFVLNFLPGAGIAVLLGWGLVGAIVMGGVTYISSSGIAAKVITDLGRIGNRETPVVLSILVFEDLAMAIYLPILTAILAGVGFLGGLQTVGIALAVVTVVLMIALKHGHRVSQAVHSENSEVFLLNVLGLALLVAGIASALQVSAAVGAFMLGIAISGATAHNATRILEPLRDLFAAIFFVAFGLNTDPTSIPPVLGWALLLALLTTATKMFTGFWAAKRAGIAMPGRFRAGAALIARGEFSIVIAGLAVASGAVPDEVAALATAYVLIMAITGPLAARFVEPVVKALRRSPRTPPRAAERATA encoded by the coding sequence ATGGATCCGCTCGCACTAGCCCTCGTTGAACTGGGGGCCGTCGTCTTCTGCCTCGGTCTCCTGGCTCGACTAGCGGGCCGTATCGGCATGTCTCCCATTCCGCTTTACCTTGTGGGTGGCTTGGCCTTCGGTGCAGGCGGCTTCGTCAAATTGGATGGCATGCATGAGTTTTCGCATCTGTCGGGCGAAATCGGGGTCATCCTGCTGCTGTTGATGCTCGGATTGGAATACACCGCCTCTGAACTCGTCACCGGGCTCAGACGTTCATGGCAGGCCGGTGTCCTGGACTTCGTCCTGAATTTCCTCCCCGGCGCCGGAATAGCGGTTCTTCTGGGGTGGGGTCTTGTGGGCGCCATCGTGATGGGTGGCGTTACTTACATCTCGTCCTCAGGAATCGCCGCGAAGGTCATCACTGACCTCGGCCGGATCGGTAACCGCGAAACTCCCGTAGTGCTTTCCATCCTCGTTTTCGAGGACCTCGCCATGGCCATTTACCTGCCCATTCTGACTGCCATCCTGGCCGGTGTCGGGTTCCTGGGTGGACTGCAGACGGTGGGCATCGCGTTGGCTGTCGTCACGGTAGTCCTGATGATCGCGCTCAAGCATGGGCACCGCGTCTCCCAAGCCGTTCACAGCGAGAACTCCGAAGTGTTTCTGCTGAACGTGCTCGGGCTGGCCCTCCTGGTAGCCGGTATCGCCTCTGCCCTCCAGGTCTCAGCCGCAGTGGGTGCATTCATGTTGGGCATCGCCATCTCCGGCGCCACAGCCCACAATGCGACCCGCATCCTTGAGCCCCTCAGGGACTTGTTTGCCGCGATCTTCTTCGTTGCCTTCGGCCTGAACACGGACCCCACGTCCATCCCACCGGTCCTGGGCTGGGCACTGCTGCTCGCCCTGCTGACAACTGCCACCAAAATGTTCACAGGGTTCTGGGCAGCCAAACGTGCGGGCATCGCAATGCCCGGCCGCTTCCGTGCGGGAGCGGCCCTGATTGCGCGTGGTGAATTCTCGATCGTCATTGCTGGTCTGGCGGTGGCTTCGGGAGCCGTGCCGGACGAAGTCGCCGCCTTGGCTACGGCTTATGTCCTCATCATGGCCATCACAGGTCCGCTGGCCGCTCGCTTCGTGGAGCCTGTGGTCAAGGCACTCCGCAGGAGCCCCCGTACACCGCCGCGGGCGGCCGAGCGCGCCACGGCCTGA
- the dcd gene encoding dCTP deaminase, with protein sequence MLISDRDIRAEIDSQRIVLEPYDPAMVQPSSVDVRIDRFFRLFDNHKYAHIDPAEEQPELTRLVEVEGNEPFILHPGEFVLGSTYETVSLPDDIAARLEGKSSLGRLGLLTHSTAGFIDPGFSGHVTLELSNVATLPIKLWPGMKIGQLCFFRLTSSAEHPYGSGEYGNRYQGQRGPTASRSHQNFHRTAI encoded by the coding sequence GTGCTGATCTCTGACCGCGATATTCGTGCCGAAATAGACTCCCAACGGATTGTCCTTGAACCGTACGATCCCGCGATGGTTCAGCCGTCTTCCGTGGACGTGCGGATTGACCGGTTTTTCCGACTCTTCGATAACCACAAATACGCCCACATCGATCCCGCCGAGGAGCAGCCCGAGCTGACCCGGCTGGTGGAGGTGGAAGGCAATGAGCCTTTCATCCTGCACCCGGGTGAATTCGTACTGGGCTCAACGTACGAGACAGTGAGCCTGCCCGACGACATCGCTGCCCGCCTCGAGGGTAAGTCGTCCCTCGGCCGGCTTGGTTTGTTGACGCACTCCACCGCGGGCTTCATCGATCCCGGCTTCTCAGGGCATGTCACGCTGGAGCTTTCCAACGTGGCGACGCTGCCTATCAAGTTGTGGCCGGGCATGAAGATCGGCCAATTGTGCTTCTTCCGCCTGACATCCTCAGCGGAACACCCCTACGGTTCGGGTGAGTACGGTAACCGGTACCAGGGCCAGCGCGGACCCACCGCCAGCCGCAGCCACCAGAATTTCCACCGGACCGCCATCTAG
- a CDS encoding CAP domain-containing protein: protein MSAPAAIVLAGALAILVAASSQILPATDAVPGGGTTSSGVVPSGLTVPETSTTPDAAPLGATPAPSEGGGVDSSPGPGSGTSPGSENGAPTRPIAIDPTVETPPPVPNIGPSWGPDNPSLDGTNPEANEPPAPSPPAASAPSSASPTSVPRPTAPATGPGPSESPTPTAPPTQTPSPTPSPTQTPTPSQTAPAPSPTPVTPTPTPSSTPVTPTPAPTPFPGKTPSSDTNPDNGALALLPDDNTAAILTVFNAINSYRASLGLAPVKYHATVASMAQEWSNSIASREVIQHRANFWTDPRALNPNNGAGEVIAVRWDRDAAQLVEWWKGSPGHDALLRDPRFNVMGIGITYTDGNWQTTPNRYTLWGVVNFFGYTTLPAGTTTRPGGTVTPPTDPVGVCEPGGKYQPPTVNLSAASIGSAADLVSISSDGTVYSYPSLGNAKYGTARKIGIGFTGLKELFVSDWDRDGVFDLIAQRLDGALLVYPGRQSGGFGSPGILGQGWESLNIAVGNWCANNRLPQIVAMDASGGLWFYKNSGMTYIRTQAAIGTGNKAVRLSMVDYNADGFQDLLTVEPNGYLRLYRGTGLGTPKQEARPVVGAAWTDYTGLRSLQGVNGANTTGVAGLGTNGVLEYWDLTSGGLTTPVIIGSGWSGFKLAQ from the coding sequence TTGTCAGCGCCTGCGGCTATCGTGCTGGCTGGCGCGCTGGCCATATTGGTAGCCGCGTCCAGCCAAATCTTGCCAGCGACAGACGCCGTACCGGGCGGCGGCACTACTTCTTCGGGTGTTGTTCCTTCCGGCCTCACGGTCCCTGAAACCAGTACGACGCCGGACGCCGCACCTTTGGGGGCGACCCCCGCGCCCAGCGAAGGAGGCGGCGTCGACTCTTCGCCAGGGCCGGGTTCGGGGACCAGCCCCGGTTCCGAAAACGGTGCGCCGACTAGACCGATCGCGATAGATCCGACTGTTGAGACGCCCCCTCCGGTGCCGAACATCGGGCCCTCATGGGGCCCGGATAATCCTTCGTTGGACGGCACGAATCCAGAGGCCAACGAGCCACCCGCCCCAAGTCCTCCCGCCGCATCTGCACCGTCATCGGCTTCCCCCACCTCCGTTCCAAGGCCAACAGCGCCTGCCACAGGACCTGGCCCGTCGGAGTCACCGACGCCAACAGCGCCACCGACTCAAACGCCGTCGCCAACACCCTCACCAACTCAAACACCGACGCCGTCACAAACGGCACCCGCGCCGTCACCAACGCCTGTCACACCCACGCCCACTCCATCGTCAACGCCGGTCACACCAACACCAGCCCCCACGCCCTTCCCCGGCAAGACCCCGAGCAGCGATACGAATCCGGACAACGGTGCCCTCGCGCTTCTCCCGGACGACAACACCGCGGCCATCCTGACCGTGTTCAACGCGATCAACAGCTACCGCGCTTCTCTGGGCCTGGCCCCGGTGAAGTATCACGCCACGGTGGCGAGCATGGCGCAGGAATGGTCGAACAGCATCGCCAGCCGTGAAGTGATCCAGCACCGGGCGAACTTTTGGACGGATCCGCGGGCGCTCAACCCGAACAACGGCGCTGGTGAGGTCATTGCTGTCCGATGGGATCGTGACGCTGCCCAACTGGTGGAGTGGTGGAAAGGCTCCCCCGGTCACGACGCCCTGCTGCGCGATCCACGCTTCAATGTGATGGGCATTGGAATCACGTACACGGATGGCAATTGGCAAACGACTCCCAACCGCTACACGCTGTGGGGCGTGGTCAATTTCTTCGGCTACACCACGCTGCCTGCCGGAACCACCACGCGGCCCGGCGGGACGGTTACGCCGCCCACGGATCCTGTGGGTGTGTGCGAACCCGGCGGCAAGTACCAGCCGCCTACCGTGAATCTCAGCGCGGCATCCATCGGCAGCGCTGCAGACCTTGTATCCATCAGCTCGGACGGAACGGTGTATTCCTACCCGTCCTTGGGTAACGCCAAGTACGGCACGGCCCGCAAGATCGGAATCGGTTTCACCGGGCTCAAGGAGTTGTTCGTATCGGATTGGGACCGCGACGGCGTCTTTGACCTCATCGCCCAACGTCTGGATGGAGCGCTCCTGGTGTACCCGGGCAGACAGTCGGGCGGCTTCGGTTCACCAGGAATCCTGGGCCAGGGGTGGGAGTCCCTGAACATAGCCGTGGGTAATTGGTGTGCCAACAACCGCCTGCCTCAAATTGTGGCCATGGATGCATCCGGCGGGCTCTGGTTCTACAAGAATTCCGGAATGACGTACATACGAACCCAGGCGGCAATCGGAACAGGCAACAAGGCCGTCCGGCTGAGCATGGTGGACTATAACGCCGATGGTTTCCAGGATCTCCTCACGGTGGAGCCCAACGGATACCTGAGGCTGTACCGGGGCACCGGGCTGGGCACCCCGAAGCAGGAGGCCAGGCCTGTGGTGGGTGCGGCGTGGACCGACTACACCGGTTTGCGTTCACTTCAAGGAGTGAACGGCGCAAACACCACGGGCGTCGCGGGCCTGGGTACCAATGGAGTATTGGAGTATTGGGACCTCACGTCTGGAGGACTGACGACGCCGGTGATCATTGGCAGCGGTTGGAGCGGCTTCAAGCTCGCCCAGTAG
- a CDS encoding SRPBCC family protein, translated as MAFAAYEVVISRDAMTVYGFLMDGMNNSLWRSGIRSISVRSGVRGQKGAVYQQTLTGPGGRPIAADFEITEARPGAEVRFAVVAGPARPTGGYYLSTEGKTTRLRFALEYHPKGLQKLMNGMIQKTMESEVAQLEQLKTVIESGQAV; from the coding sequence GTGGCATTTGCAGCTTACGAAGTGGTGATCAGCAGGGATGCCATGACCGTCTATGGATTCCTGATGGATGGCATGAACAACTCCCTTTGGCGTTCCGGCATCCGCAGCATATCGGTTCGATCCGGGGTGCGCGGCCAGAAGGGCGCGGTCTATCAGCAGACGCTCACTGGCCCGGGAGGCCGGCCGATCGCGGCCGACTTCGAAATCACAGAGGCCCGGCCGGGCGCAGAAGTGCGCTTCGCGGTGGTGGCCGGACCGGCCCGGCCCACGGGCGGCTACTACCTCAGCACCGAGGGCAAGACGACACGGCTCAGGTTTGCCCTGGAGTACCACCCCAAGGGCTTGCAAAAACTCATGAACGGCATGATCCAGAAAACCATGGAAAGTGAAGTTGCCCAGTTGGAGCAACTCAAGACCGTCATCGAGTCCGGCCAGGCGGTTTGA
- a CDS encoding M15 family metallopeptidase yields the protein MRVLKHPFVHGNARRRMAACAAFLAMAVAGGVITAAPASALPTTAPSAAASTVASTVANKVAVPTTVNPLPSLDPIGNPASFSVLVNKSRPLNPVSYAPNDLINARGSGQYMRAEAAAWLNGLFQGAADAGTGGLSIVSGYRSYAQQQEVYAYYVSIYGQAYADTISARPGYSEHQTGLAMDIGNAAGSCGLSTCFGDTAAGKWVAANAHKYGFIVRYPNGYTGTTGYSYEPWHLRYVGVALATDMNRRGFPTLEHYFAGNPAAAASIKSGADLVAADSSGRMLRYPATAAGGYGAPVQIGSGWTGLKQGFVVDWDIDGVYDILAQWNNGVLGVYRGLPDGGFAGQVVVGNGGWDRMTITVGKWTHAHPRPGVVGYFPDGVLRYYPNTFGGALSAPQVIGKGWNGMELTMADWEGDGANDILARTASGSLVNYRGDGWAGFFGPATTVGTGWQYMRTLLPSFGLTGAGTRSITAQTADGNLYNYGLGRGSWTTYAQVGSGWNSLKLFK from the coding sequence ATGCGAGTTCTGAAACATCCGTTTGTCCACGGCAATGCACGACGACGGATGGCCGCCTGCGCGGCATTCCTCGCCATGGCGGTGGCTGGCGGAGTCATCACGGCGGCGCCTGCGTCGGCACTTCCAACAACGGCACCCTCGGCAGCGGCATCTACGGTGGCATCCACAGTCGCGAACAAAGTGGCAGTGCCCACCACTGTGAATCCCCTGCCAAGCCTGGACCCCATCGGTAACCCTGCAAGCTTCTCTGTCCTGGTCAATAAATCCAGGCCGCTGAATCCAGTCAGCTACGCCCCGAACGACCTCATCAATGCCCGTGGCTCTGGCCAGTACATGCGGGCCGAAGCCGCCGCCTGGCTCAACGGCCTCTTCCAGGGAGCAGCCGATGCTGGTACCGGCGGCCTGTCGATCGTGAGCGGCTACCGTTCCTATGCTCAGCAGCAGGAAGTGTATGCCTACTACGTCAGCATCTACGGCCAGGCCTACGCGGACACCATCTCGGCACGTCCCGGGTACAGCGAACACCAGACGGGCCTCGCCATGGACATCGGCAATGCTGCTGGTTCCTGTGGCCTAAGTACCTGCTTCGGAGACACGGCGGCTGGCAAATGGGTGGCAGCGAACGCACACAAATACGGCTTCATCGTCCGGTACCCCAACGGCTACACGGGCACCACCGGGTACAGCTATGAGCCGTGGCATCTGCGGTACGTTGGCGTAGCGCTGGCCACTGACATGAACCGTCGCGGATTCCCGACGCTGGAGCACTACTTCGCTGGAAACCCGGCAGCCGCCGCCAGCATCAAGTCCGGCGCCGACCTCGTGGCGGCCGACTCTTCAGGCCGGATGCTGCGTTACCCCGCGACGGCGGCAGGCGGGTATGGGGCGCCAGTCCAGATCGGTTCGGGCTGGACCGGCTTGAAGCAGGGCTTCGTAGTGGACTGGGACATTGATGGCGTGTACGACATCCTTGCGCAGTGGAACAACGGCGTCCTGGGCGTTTATCGTGGCCTCCCCGACGGCGGCTTCGCCGGTCAGGTTGTCGTGGGCAATGGCGGCTGGGATCGCATGACCATCACCGTGGGCAAGTGGACGCACGCGCACCCCCGGCCCGGCGTCGTCGGGTATTTTCCGGACGGTGTGCTGCGCTACTACCCCAACACCTTCGGCGGTGCGCTGAGCGCTCCGCAGGTCATCGGCAAGGGCTGGAACGGCATGGAACTGACCATGGCCGACTGGGAGGGCGACGGCGCCAACGACATCCTGGCGAGGACAGCTTCCGGATCTTTGGTCAACTATCGGGGAGACGGCTGGGCTGGTTTCTTTGGCCCGGCCACCACCGTAGGCACGGGTTGGCAGTACATGCGTACGCTCCTCCCGAGCTTCGGGCTGACCGGTGCGGGCACTCGCAGCATCACTGCTCAAACTGCTGATGGCAACCTCTACAATTACGGCCTCGGCAGGGGTTCCTGGACCACCTACGCCCAGGTTGGATCCGGTTGGAACAGCTTGAAGCTCTTCAAGTAG
- a CDS encoding nuclear transport factor 2 family protein: MTLTDDAEAAPLAVIHRLLEATNKHDLEALAECFAPGYVNETPAHPTRGFTGRDAIRSNWEQLFTGVPDIKVRMVSHSVSGNQAWTELHMQGAWRDGTPHELTGVIIFGVEEGVINSARFYMEPVEHFVRVDDTADRVSHRVTHGRPAVEPVQ, translated from the coding sequence ATGACTCTCACCGACGATGCTGAAGCGGCTCCCCTCGCCGTCATCCACCGCCTGCTGGAAGCCACGAACAAGCACGATCTGGAAGCCTTGGCCGAATGCTTCGCGCCAGGCTATGTCAATGAGACGCCTGCCCACCCCACCAGGGGCTTCACGGGCAGGGACGCTATCCGCAGCAACTGGGAGCAACTCTTCACGGGAGTGCCGGACATCAAGGTTCGAATGGTGTCCCACAGCGTGTCCGGCAACCAGGCCTGGACCGAGCTGCACATGCAGGGCGCGTGGCGGGATGGCACGCCGCATGAGCTCACGGGCGTCATCATTTTCGGCGTGGAAGAGGGCGTCATCAACAGCGCCCGGTTCTACATGGAGCCTGTGGAGCACTTCGTCCGCGTTGACGACACCGCGGATCGCGTCAGCCACCGTGTGACCCATGGTCGGCCCGCCGTCGAGCCTGTGCAGTGA
- a CDS encoding N(5)-(carboxyethyl)ornithine synthase, with product MIGAQSPLSIGALGSSLKPNEQRLPIHPEHLERIAPELRQRLHLEYGYGERFGVSDSKLAGLVGGLGTRRELIAQNDVILLPKPQAEDLAELRDGQTLWGWPHCVQDEAITQLAIDKKLTLIAFEAMNHWAADGGFGLHVFHKNNELAGYCSVLHALALTGSTGDYGRRLTAVVIGFGATARGAVTALNAHGVHDVQVLTNRGVAAVGSPIHSVRIVQFDHDNNAPFLSEVITDGGRKPLAPFLAAADIVVNCTLQDPNSPLTYLRTEDLADFRPDSLIVDVSCDPGMGFSWARSTTFDEPMFRVGGHVNYYAVDHSPSYLWNSASWEISEALLPFLETVAAGPEAWDANETISRAIEIRDGVIRNPDVLEFQGRSAEYPHLPAAVQAPVA from the coding sequence GTGATTGGGGCGCAAAGTCCGCTAAGCATTGGCGCCCTGGGTTCTTCGCTGAAGCCCAACGAGCAACGGCTACCGATCCACCCGGAACATCTTGAGCGCATCGCTCCGGAACTGCGCCAACGGCTGCACCTTGAATATGGCTATGGCGAACGCTTTGGTGTTTCGGACAGCAAACTCGCCGGACTTGTCGGCGGACTGGGCACACGGCGAGAGCTCATCGCCCAGAACGACGTCATTCTGCTGCCCAAGCCGCAGGCCGAGGATCTCGCTGAACTCCGGGACGGGCAGACCCTCTGGGGTTGGCCGCACTGCGTCCAGGACGAAGCCATCACCCAACTCGCGATCGATAAAAAACTAACGCTGATCGCGTTTGAAGCCATGAACCACTGGGCTGCCGATGGCGGTTTCGGACTTCATGTCTTCCACAAAAACAACGAGCTTGCCGGATACTGCTCGGTGCTGCATGCGTTGGCTTTGACCGGCTCCACGGGTGATTACGGCCGCCGCCTGACCGCAGTGGTCATTGGTTTCGGCGCCACTGCCCGAGGTGCAGTGACAGCCCTGAATGCTCACGGCGTCCATGATGTCCAAGTGCTGACCAACCGCGGAGTCGCCGCGGTCGGATCTCCGATTCATTCGGTGCGGATCGTGCAGTTCGACCACGACAACAATGCACCATTCCTGAGCGAAGTCATCACAGACGGGGGCCGCAAGCCACTGGCCCCGTTCCTTGCTGCCGCGGACATTGTGGTCAACTGCACCTTGCAGGACCCAAACTCGCCGCTGACGTACCTGCGGACCGAGGACCTGGCCGATTTCCGGCCGGACAGCCTGATCGTGGACGTGTCCTGCGATCCCGGCATGGGATTCAGCTGGGCAAGGTCTACAACATTCGATGAGCCCATGTTCCGCGTGGGCGGCCACGTGAACTACTACGCCGTTGACCACAGCCCCTCCTACCTGTGGAATTCGGCCAGCTGGGAGATCAGCGAGGCCTTGTTGCCATTCCTGGAGACTGTGGCCGCCGGTCCGGAGGCGTGGGACGCCAACGAGACGATCTCCCGCGCGATCGAGATTCGCGACGGCGTCATCCGGAACCCGGATGTGCTCGAGTTCCAGGGCCGCTCGGCGGAGTACCCCCACCTGCCGGCTGCGGTCCAAGCGCCCGTAGCCTAA
- a CDS encoding MFS transporter has protein sequence MAPPPPSAANVSQPVIDSLSAPQTPDTVTQPLAVVSEKLPWRHTFISLKVPNFRIFAIGHFIAVIAIWMQRIAQDWMVLQLSGSVTAVGITVALQFMPSLFLGPWGGMMADRFAKRKILIICQSAAAVLAATLAALSLSQRVEVWHVYTIALVLGFVTVLDQPARQVFVNELVGPKYLRNAISVNSTTFQLGGLIGPALAGWLLTAVGAGWAFAANAVACCSTVTMLLILRKDQLHLSRPTPRKKGMLREGLQYALSKPTIYWPWLMAGFVAVFAMSLPVLLAAFADHVYDAGAGGYGLLNAMVALGALTGAVTSTRRRQLRLRSVVLSAGLYGLMLCLSSVMPSMVWFSVSMVLAGFWCLMFLTAANQMVQTSSNMSIRGRVMSLYLVVLIGGQAIGGPVMGWLAEHLGPHLAILVAGGVPATAAAVVAVVLARKASLHIKVDLRDRRRVLRIVDRTQTA, from the coding sequence TTGGCACCCCCACCGCCTTCAGCGGCAAATGTCAGCCAGCCCGTCATCGATTCCCTGTCCGCGCCGCAGACGCCGGACACCGTCACCCAGCCACTCGCCGTCGTAAGCGAAAAGCTGCCCTGGCGGCACACCTTTATCTCCCTGAAGGTACCCAACTTCAGGATCTTCGCAATCGGCCACTTCATTGCCGTGATTGCGATCTGGATGCAACGCATCGCCCAGGACTGGATGGTGCTCCAGCTCTCCGGGTCCGTCACCGCCGTCGGAATTACCGTGGCGCTGCAGTTCATGCCTTCGTTATTCCTTGGCCCGTGGGGCGGCATGATGGCCGACCGCTTCGCCAAACGAAAGATCCTCATCATCTGCCAGTCCGCGGCAGCCGTGCTGGCTGCGACATTGGCGGCGCTTTCCCTCAGCCAGCGCGTAGAAGTCTGGCACGTCTACACAATAGCCCTGGTCCTGGGCTTTGTGACCGTCCTGGACCAGCCCGCGCGGCAGGTATTCGTCAATGAACTCGTCGGTCCCAAGTACCTGCGCAACGCCATCAGCGTCAACTCAACAACTTTCCAGCTCGGTGGCCTGATCGGTCCGGCACTCGCGGGATGGCTGCTCACTGCTGTGGGCGCTGGTTGGGCATTCGCGGCCAATGCCGTGGCATGCTGCTCGACCGTGACCATGCTCCTGATCCTCCGCAAAGACCAGCTGCACCTTAGCCGACCGACGCCGCGCAAGAAGGGTATGCTGCGCGAAGGCCTCCAGTACGCACTCAGCAAACCCACCATCTACTGGCCATGGTTGATGGCCGGGTTCGTCGCCGTTTTCGCTATGAGCCTCCCGGTGCTGCTGGCCGCCTTTGCGGACCACGTGTACGACGCCGGGGCCGGAGGCTACGGCCTGCTGAACGCCATGGTTGCGCTCGGTGCACTGACGGGCGCTGTGACATCCACCCGACGTCGTCAGCTTCGGTTGCGTTCAGTGGTGCTCTCGGCGGGCTTGTACGGCTTGATGCTCTGCCTTTCGTCCGTGATGCCCTCCATGGTCTGGTTCAGCGTCTCCATGGTCCTGGCCGGATTCTGGTGCCTCATGTTCCTCACCGCGGCAAACCAGATGGTGCAGACCAGTTCCAACATGAGCATTCGAGGCCGCGTGATGAGCCTTTACTTAGTGGTGCTCATCGGCGGCCAGGCAATTGGCGGCCCAGTGATGGGTTGGCTCGCTGAGCACCTTGGTCCGCACCTGGCCATCCTGGTGGCTGGCGGTGTGCCGGCAACGGCGGCGGCCGTGGTCGCCGTCGTGTTGGCCCGGAAGGCATCCCTCCATATCAAGGTGGACTTGCGGGACAGGCGTCGTGTGCTCCGGATTGTGGACCGGACACAGACTGCATAA
- a CDS encoding LysR substrate-binding domain-containing protein — MFEPVQLRSFLAVAETLSFTKAAERLGLAQPTVSQHVRKLETAAKRVLVARDTREVRLTDNGDAMAGFARSILAAHDSAARYFSGSAMRGRLRFGTADDLAITGLPRILREFRQLYPQINLELTVSQSDQLYKRLNAGQLDLVFVKWVAGAKEGTVVRHDNFAWVGVEQTVLEPGAPVPLIAYPAPSLSRKLAIDALEAAGRTWRITCSTKQISGVLAAVRAGIGVAVMPASLVPEDLKVITQRFDLPPVGDVDFTLIRNPLANAEVIDALTQAIMGRALSKSN; from the coding sequence GTGTTTGAACCTGTCCAGCTCCGCTCCTTCCTGGCCGTCGCCGAAACGCTGAGTTTCACCAAGGCGGCCGAACGATTGGGACTAGCCCAGCCAACAGTGAGCCAGCACGTACGCAAGCTCGAAACCGCCGCCAAGCGGGTCCTCGTGGCCCGCGACACCCGGGAAGTCCGGCTGACGGACAATGGCGATGCCATGGCCGGGTTTGCCCGCAGCATCCTTGCAGCCCACGATTCCGCAGCACGATACTTTTCCGGTTCTGCAATGCGGGGCCGCCTCCGGTTTGGCACTGCCGACGACCTCGCCATCACGGGCCTTCCCCGTATCCTGCGCGAATTCCGCCAACTGTATCCGCAGATCAACCTCGAATTGACCGTCAGTCAGAGTGACCAACTCTACAAGCGCCTCAACGCTGGCCAGCTGGACCTCGTGTTCGTGAAGTGGGTGGCAGGCGCCAAGGAAGGCACGGTTGTTCGGCATGACAACTTCGCGTGGGTCGGCGTTGAGCAAACAGTTCTGGAACCCGGGGCGCCCGTGCCGCTGATTGCCTATCCCGCGCCAAGCCTGAGCCGGAAGTTGGCCATCGACGCTTTGGAAGCGGCGGGCCGCACATGGCGCATCACGTGCAGCACCAAGCAGATCAGCGGTGTGCTGGCCGCAGTCCGGGCGGGTATTGGCGTTGCCGTGATGCCCGCATCCCTGGTCCCCGAGGACCTCAAAGTCATCACCCAGCGTTTCGACCTCCCGCCCGTGGGAGACGTCGACTTCACCTTGATCCGGAATCCCTTGGCCAACGCTGAAGTCATCGATGCACTTACCCAGGCGATCATGGGGAGGGCGCTGAGTAAGTCGAACTAA
- a CDS encoding NAD-dependent epimerase/dehydratase family protein, which translates to MRVAITGGTGFVGRHLAARLGSEDVVVISRRTGVQIDDADALTVAFAGCDVVVHCAGINREIGDQTFRRVHVDGTQAVIEAARRAGVKRIVMLSFLRARPDCGSPYHETKWAAEELVRRSGIDHTILKAGMIYGPGDHMVDHVTRAVRTFPVFATVGFRERTVRPIPVEEAVNVLLAALEGRIPSPTVAVVGAEELELGAAVRRIARVAGRRLVYVPVPVWAIRMLAQLTEWTMVVPLVAKAQAQMLAEGVSEPAPFASELPEEIRPVLRFDADRIQAALPDGRFTLDDLRIARWWAVQRRRHEVGRLSR; encoded by the coding sequence ATGCGTGTGGCTATTACTGGTGGTACCGGTTTTGTTGGCCGTCACTTGGCAGCGCGTCTTGGCAGCGAGGACGTGGTGGTGATCTCTCGTCGGACTGGCGTGCAGATCGATGATGCGGACGCTCTGACGGTGGCATTCGCCGGGTGTGACGTGGTGGTGCACTGCGCGGGGATAAACCGTGAGATCGGAGACCAGACTTTCCGGCGTGTCCATGTGGACGGTACCCAGGCTGTCATTGAGGCTGCCCGACGAGCGGGCGTGAAGCGGATCGTTATGCTGAGCTTTCTCAGGGCAAGGCCTGACTGCGGATCGCCCTACCACGAGACGAAGTGGGCTGCTGAGGAACTCGTCCGGCGGTCCGGGATCGACCACACCATCCTTAAGGCGGGCATGATCTACGGCCCTGGTGATCATATGGTGGACCATGTAACTCGCGCCGTGCGCACCTTTCCAGTATTCGCGACCGTAGGTTTTCGCGAGCGGACAGTCCGACCTATACCGGTCGAGGAAGCCGTCAACGTATTGCTTGCTGCCCTTGAGGGGCGCATTCCAAGCCCGACGGTCGCCGTTGTTGGAGCCGAGGAGCTGGAACTTGGCGCGGCTGTTCGTCGCATTGCGCGAGTGGCGGGTAGGCGCCTTGTCTACGTACCCGTCCCGGTGTGGGCCATCCGTATGCTTGCCCAGCTGACCGAGTGGACAATGGTGGTCCCACTCGTGGCGAAAGCACAAGCGCAAATGCTGGCGGAAGGTGTCAGCGAGCCCGCGCCGTTCGCGTCCGAGCTCCCGGAGGAAATTCGCCCAGTTTTGAGGTTCGACGCCGATCGGATCCAGGCCGCGCTGCCCGATGGACGTTTCACGCTGGACGACCTCCGCATCGCACGATGGTGGGCCGTGCAACGTCGCCGCCACGAGGTGGGCCGACTCAGCCGTTAG